The segment ATACTTTGCTTATTGTCATAAGTTTGACTTACCAATCTTATAAGTAGGATCACCTTAATCACCACTTATACCACCGGCCCCAAGCCTTTCAGAAATATAATTTCATAGGTAAGATTACTATACGCCATAGCTCATATTATATAAACTTACATATATGCATGTATCTTTATCAATATACTAACAATCACTACGTAATCGTTTTTCTTGAAATTATACAGGTGAAAACAAGAATCCAACCACAATGAGTGGGAGGGTTGCTGCTGATGTTGAAATGAAGGATTCCGATATCTGGAGTTTACCTTCTGCACGACACAATACAGATGAGTTACCTTATGTTCATAAAGTGGGGAAGCCTCCAAAACAAGATTTGTTGAAAGAGATCAAAACTGCTCTCAAAGAAACTTTTCTTTCAGATGATCCATTGAAACCCTTCAAGGATCAACCAAAAAAGAGAAAGcttgttctagggtttcaaacccttttTCCAATTCTCGAATGGGGTAGAGATTACAGTTTCTCTAAGTTTAAAGGCGACCTCATCGCTGGATGCACCATTGCAAGTCTCTGTATCCCTCAGGTATAATTAACTTAACATCATACTTATCTTTTATTGAATCAGAGATGCATCTAGTGATTAATTCTTTCTTGATTCAGGATATTGGATACGCAAAACTAGCAAATCTGGAACCCCAATATGGATTGTGTAAGATTTCATGAAATTTCATCTCATTTCAAGTCAACAAGTGATTGTTCAAAACTTTGACTAATTTGTCACTACAGATTCGAGCTTCGTTCCACCTCTGATCTACGCATTCATGGGAAGCTCAAGAGATATCGCCATTGGTCCAGTTGCAGTCGTTTCTCTTCTACTTGGAACTATGCTTCGAGAAGAACTCGATCCCGTGACACAAAAACACGATTACGAACGTCTCGCATTCACTGCAACTTTCTTTGCTGGCGTCACTCAATTCACACTAGGGTTTTTCAGGtatgtttatatttatatatattcacATCAAAACGCTGTCGTTTTAGCTCTAAGGGTTTgtttatttctttctttctttctcatcAGATTGGGTTTCCTGATCGATTTCTTGTCGCATGCTGCCATTGTTGGGTTCATGGGGGGAGCTGCTGTCACCATCGCACTTCAACAGCTGAAAGGATTGTTTGGAATCAAAGACTTCACGAAAAAGACTGACGTCATCTCCGTCATGCGTTCTGTGATTCAAGCAGCACACCATGGGGTGAGACTATCTGAGAGTTAAACCTAAAAAGACAAAAATGTCCCTGAAAAACATCGTTTCActgatttttactttttttttttttgtattttagtGGAACTGGCAGACTCTAGTAATCGGAGTTTCGTTCTTGACTTTCCTCATCGTTGCAAAATTCATCGTAAGACTGTTTCCATTTCCATTTCCGTTTCAGTTTCTGATTCTGATTTGTGGAATTTACATTCTTGACCCAAATTCAAAATTTGTTTTACAATTTGGTCAGGGGAAAAAGAACAAGAAGCTGTTTTGGGTGCCTGCTATAGCTCCATTGATATCAGTTATTATCGCGACCTTTTTCGTCTTCATCACTCACGCAGACAAAGACGGGGTCCAAATCGTAAGTTAATTAACTTCGTCTGCATgtatcattttttttgtttatttactaAAATGCCCCTTAACGATCTTTCCATTGTCCAGGTACGTCATATTAAGAAAGGAGTCAATGAATCATCAGCACATCTAATTTTCTTCAATGGCCCCTTCCTTGCCAAAGGTTTCAAGATTGGAGTAATTGCAGGATTGATTGCACTCACGGTATAtcactacccccccccccccccacacacacacattataaacacatgtatatatatatatatatatatatatatatatatatatatatatatatatatatatatatatatatatatatatatgagttatatgcttaattatatatttatataaaacacAGGAAGCTGTGGCAATAGGAAGAACATTTGCTTCAATGAAGGATTATCAGATTGATGGAAACAAAGAAATGGTGGCTTTAGGCTCCATGAACATAGTTGGTTCATTGACAAGTTGTTATGTTGCAACAGGTATGTGGAATATTAAGTTAATAACAATATTATGTTttgaaactaaaaaaaatatatatattgatCATAATTTTATGTGGGTTTTTATGAGCTTTTATAATGGTTgaattttgtaaacaatgtataTCTTTTTTATTATAATTCAATAATGCAAATTTGACATCATGTAGTCAAATGGTTAATTTGAAAAATTACCAgttaaacctcatataaaaattTCATATATAGATGAGATAAAAGGTTCAAAGTGTTTATCTTGGCAAATTGTCTTAAGCTTTTATGGTTTGattagaaaatataaattattttatgGTTAAACTGCCCTCAACATAATTCATTCCATTCCTACAAACCAACCAAACCTAAGCATGTACGTACGGAATGCAATAACTGATTCCATTCCTACGTTTTTTTTCTTGCAGGATCGTTTTCTCGATCGGCGGTGAATTACATGGCGGGATGCAACACCGCAGTGTCCAACATCGTGATG is part of the Lactuca sativa cultivar Salinas chromosome 7, Lsat_Salinas_v11, whole genome shotgun sequence genome and harbors:
- the LOC111908227 gene encoding sulfate transporter 1.3 is translated as MSGRVAADVEMKDSDIWSLPSARHNTDELPYVHKVGKPPKQDLLKEIKTALKETFLSDDPLKPFKDQPKKRKLVLGFQTLFPILEWGRDYSFSKFKGDLIAGCTIASLCIPQDIGYAKLANLEPQYGLYSSFVPPLIYAFMGSSRDIAIGPVAVVSLLLGTMLREELDPVTQKHDYERLAFTATFFAGVTQFTLGFFRLGFLIDFLSHAAIVGFMGGAAVTIALQQLKGLFGIKDFTKKTDVISVMRSVIQAAHHGWNWQTLVIGVSFLTFLIVAKFIGKKNKKLFWVPAIAPLISVIIATFFVFITHADKDGVQIVRHIKKGVNESSAHLIFFNGPFLAKGFKIGVIAGLIALTEAVAIGRTFASMKDYQIDGNKEMVALGSMNIVGSLTSCYVATGSFSRSAVNYMAGCNTAVSNIVMSIIVLLTLLIITPLFKYTPNAILASIIISAVLGLFDLDAAILLWKIDKFDFVACMGAFFGVIFASVEIGLLIAVGISFAKILLQVTRPRTAVLGKIPRTSVYRNVEQYPGATRVPGVLIIRVDSAIYFSNSNYVKERILRWLSDEEEMFKDQPRVEYLIVDMSPVTDIDTSGIHALEELHNSLKKRDVQLILTNPGQTVLDKLHTSNFADLIGEDKIFLTVADAVLTFAPKMEQA